One part of the Planctomycetota bacterium genome encodes these proteins:
- the lnt gene encoding apolipoprotein N-acyltransferase: MLSAALLRLSDPVPGLWPLAWVALVPWFLVLREASGGQAFLGSVVMGGLAAGLGLSWQYLVTVAGGIGVTLYVGFYYVLFAWLVRAATRRLRAPFLLAAPVLWVGCDYLRSFALTGFPWLFIGHTQFPFKAVVQVSDLFGAYAVSFVVVAVNALAAEAVRAAWRGEMPRRLVAGGAAVLALVAATLGYGVWRLATLEMREGPLVGVVQGNVPQEVKNELSLDNIARIFREHRELTLRLPALAGGQPLGLAVWPETMVQLPLNRGEYPVIRDYRTAIADLAALLRCPLLIGAHAEFGVDRTIEAEADGTVRNVTDGEITTEDRAYLMPHYAGDEPGRAPVRRVLVAEGQAVRKGQPLVEYESLVYNSAYLFRPGEMPAPADRYDKTHLVPFGEYMPLPGLLWFLRQVVPYGKGFSAGDALRLLRVGDTRFGVLICFESGFPALSRGYVVRPDGEGADFLINISNDGWFKGSHELDQHLAICGFRAVEFRIGIVRAVNSGISAILDPAGRIRQVVTDARGRRRLVSGVAVGRVPLRQGLTFYARHGDVLARPCLLLTGVVFLVALAARVVGKARRPSSGGAGSGVAG, from the coding sequence GTGCTCAGCGCCGCGCTGCTGCGCCTGAGCGACCCGGTGCCGGGTCTGTGGCCCTTGGCCTGGGTGGCGCTGGTGCCGTGGTTCCTGGTGCTGCGCGAGGCGAGCGGGGGCCAGGCATTTCTGGGCAGCGTGGTGATGGGGGGCCTGGCGGCGGGGCTGGGCCTGTCGTGGCAGTACCTGGTCACGGTGGCCGGCGGCATCGGGGTCACGCTGTATGTGGGCTTCTACTACGTGCTGTTCGCGTGGCTCGTGCGTGCGGCGACGCGGCGGTTGCGGGCGCCCTTCTTGCTGGCCGCCCCCGTGTTGTGGGTGGGCTGCGATTACCTGCGGAGCTTCGCGCTCACGGGCTTCCCGTGGCTCTTCATCGGCCACACGCAGTTCCCCTTCAAGGCGGTGGTGCAGGTGTCGGACCTCTTCGGCGCCTATGCGGTGAGCTTCGTGGTGGTGGCGGTGAACGCGCTGGCGGCCGAGGCAGTGCGCGCGGCCTGGCGGGGCGAGATGCCGCGGCGTCTCGTGGCAGGCGGGGCGGCGGTGCTGGCGCTCGTGGCGGCGACCCTCGGCTACGGCGTATGGCGGCTGGCCACGCTGGAGATGCGCGAGGGGCCCCTCGTCGGCGTCGTGCAGGGCAACGTGCCGCAGGAGGTCAAGAACGAGCTGTCGCTGGACAACATTGCGCGGATCTTCCGCGAGCACCGCGAGCTGACGCTGCGGCTGCCGGCCCTCGCAGGCGGCCAGCCGCTGGGCCTCGCCGTGTGGCCCGAGACGATGGTGCAGCTTCCCCTCAACCGCGGCGAGTACCCCGTGATCCGAGACTACCGGACCGCGATCGCGGACCTCGCGGCCCTGCTGCGTTGCCCCCTTCTCATCGGCGCGCACGCGGAGTTTGGCGTGGACCGCACCATCGAGGCGGAGGCCGACGGCACGGTGAGGAACGTCACCGACGGCGAGATCACCACCGAGGACCGCGCCTACCTGATGCCGCACTATGCCGGGGACGAGCCGGGCCGGGCGCCCGTCCGCAGGGTGCTCGTGGCCGAGGGCCAGGCGGTGCGCAAGGGCCAGCCGCTCGTCGAGTATGAGAGCCTCGTGTACAACAGCGCCTATCTCTTCCGGCCCGGCGAGATGCCCGCTCCGGCCGACCGCTACGACAAGACCCATCTTGTGCCTTTCGGCGAGTACATGCCGTTGCCTGGCCTGCTGTGGTTCCTGCGCCAGGTGGTGCCCTACGGCAAGGGCTTCTCGGCGGGCGACGCCTTGCGGCTGCTGCGCGTGGGCGACACGCGATTCGGCGTGCTGATCTGCTTCGAGAGCGGGTTCCCCGCGCTCTCGCGCGGCTACGTGGTGCGGCCCGACGGGGAGGGGGCGGATTTCCTGATCAACATTTCGAACGACGGCTGGTTCAAGGGCAGCCACGAGCTGGACCAGCACCTGGCCATCTGCGGCTTCCGCGCGGTGGAGTTCCGCATCGGCATCGTGCGGGCCGTCAACAGCGGCATCTCGGCCATTCTGGACCCGGCCGGCCGCATCCGCCAGGTGGTCACCGACGCCCGCGGCCGCCGGCGGCTGGTCTCGGGCGTGGCCGTGGGGCGCGTGCCGCTGCGGCAGGGCCTCACCTTCTATGCCCGGCACGGCGACGTGCTGGCGCGCCCGTGCCTTCTCCTCACCGGAGTCGTCTTCCTGGTTGCGCTGGCCGCGCGGGTGGTTGGCAAGGCGCGGCGTCCAAGCAGCGGCGGAGCAGGCTCCGGGGTAGCTGGATAG
- a CDS encoding phosphoribosylanthranilate isomerase, translating to MIRVKICGITRPEDALAAADAGADAIGLVFAESPRRVTLEQAWAILAALPPLVTPVALFVNEAPERIRATCGTLGIGTVQLHGDEAPDLARQLAGLCVIKAFHIGEEADLDALRGYPAAAYLLDARVAGKRGGTGVPLDWALAAQATALGRIILAGGLRPDTVAEAIRRVRPYGVDVSSGVEAEPGRKDPAKIRDFVAAARGA from the coding sequence GTGATACGCGTGAAAATCTGCGGCATCACACGGCCCGAGGACGCCCTGGCCGCGGCCGACGCCGGGGCCGACGCCATCGGCCTCGTCTTCGCCGAGAGCCCGCGGCGGGTGACCTTGGAGCAAGCGTGGGCCATCCTCGCCGCGCTGCCGCCCCTCGTCACGCCCGTCGCCCTCTTCGTCAACGAGGCTCCCGAGCGTATTCGCGCGACGTGCGGCACCCTCGGCATCGGCACCGTGCAGCTTCACGGCGACGAGGCGCCCGACCTCGCCCGCCAACTGGCCGGCCTGTGCGTGATCAAGGCGTTCCACATCGGCGAGGAGGCCGACCTCGACGCGCTCAGGGGCTACCCCGCGGCGGCCTACCTCCTGGATGCCCGGGTGGCGGGCAAGCGCGGCGGCACCGGCGTGCCGCTCGACTGGGCGCTGGCGGCGCAGGCCACGGCGCTCGGCCGCATCATCCTGGCTGGCGGCCTGCGGCCCGACACCGTGGCCGAGGCCATCCGCCGCGTGCGCCCTTACGGCGTGGACGTCTCCAGCGGCGTCGAAGCCGAGCCGGGCCGAAAGGACCCGGCGAAGATTCGCGACTTCGTGGCCGCGGCCCGAGGCGCGTAG
- the murD gene encoding UDP-N-acetylmuramoyl-L-alanine--D-glutamate ligase, translating into MRSADLAGKRVTVMGIGLFGGGVGVARFLAQQGARVTATDVKDAAALADSIAKLDGLPITYHLGGHVDADFTDANLVVVNPAVPDDSPFLAKAREAGVPLETEINLFFKLCPAKIVGVTGSNGKSTAASLAAHLLEAGPRRAWLGGNIGRSLLEELDAIGPDDLVVLELSSFQLERLEWTGLSPAVSVVLNLRPNHLDRHHTMANYARAKQPILLHQREGDAALLNADCPVVSTWTALGGGGKFLFSTRGPVARGAWLEGEQALWRDGGPPCPLFRRADLVLRGDHNVGNALAAAGAAVLCGVPLEAIGPRMAAFRGLEHRLEFVRSLGGVAYYNDSKATTPEAAIAGVEAFDEPVVLIAGGYDKHLPFDEFGRAICRRAKAAVLIGATAGKIAEAIAAHGQVPTRQAGRDFAAAVRAARDLAAPGDVVLLSPACASYDMFENYEQRGAIFKRLVRELSS; encoded by the coding sequence ATGCGTTCGGCAGACCTCGCAGGCAAGCGCGTGACGGTGATGGGCATCGGCCTCTTCGGCGGCGGCGTGGGTGTGGCCCGGTTCCTCGCGCAACAGGGCGCCCGCGTGACGGCCACCGACGTCAAGGACGCCGCCGCCCTGGCCGATTCCATCGCCAAGCTCGACGGGCTGCCCATCACGTACCACCTCGGCGGCCACGTGGATGCGGATTTCACCGACGCCAACCTCGTGGTGGTGAACCCCGCCGTGCCCGACGACTCGCCCTTCCTGGCCAAAGCTCGCGAGGCCGGGGTGCCGCTCGAAACCGAGATCAACCTGTTCTTCAAGCTCTGCCCGGCGAAGATCGTCGGCGTCACCGGCAGCAACGGCAAGTCCACCGCGGCCAGCCTCGCCGCCCACCTGCTCGAGGCCGGGCCGCGCCGCGCCTGGCTCGGCGGCAACATCGGCCGTTCGCTGCTGGAGGAACTCGACGCCATCGGCCCCGACGACCTCGTGGTGCTCGAGCTGTCGAGCTTCCAACTCGAGCGCCTGGAGTGGACCGGCCTGAGCCCCGCCGTGAGCGTCGTGCTCAACCTGCGGCCCAATCACCTCGACCGCCACCACACGATGGCGAACTACGCCCGCGCCAAGCAGCCCATCCTGCTGCACCAACGCGAGGGCGACGCGGCGCTGCTCAACGCCGACTGCCCCGTCGTCTCCACGTGGACGGCTCTCGGGGGCGGCGGCAAGTTCCTCTTCTCCACCCGCGGCCCGGTCGCGCGCGGCGCGTGGCTGGAGGGGGAGCAAGCCCTCTGGCGCGACGGCGGCCCCCCCTGCCCTCTTTTCCGACGCGCCGACCTCGTGCTCCGCGGCGACCACAACGTGGGCAACGCCCTCGCCGCCGCCGGCGCGGCCGTGCTGTGCGGCGTGCCCCTCGAGGCCATCGGCCCGCGCATGGCCGCCTTCCGCGGCCTCGAGCACCGCCTCGAGTTCGTGCGATCGCTCGGCGGCGTGGCCTACTACAATGACTCGAAGGCCACCACGCCCGAGGCCGCCATCGCGGGCGTCGAGGCATTCGACGAGCCGGTCGTGCTCATCGCCGGCGGCTACGACAAACACCTGCCCTTCGACGAGTTCGGCCGGGCCATCTGCCGCCGGGCCAAGGCCGCCGTGCTCATCGGCGCCACCGCAGGGAAGATCGCCGAGGCCATTGCCGCCCACGGCCAGGTGCCCACACGCCAGGCGGGCCGCGACTTCGCCGCCGCCGTGCGCGCCGCGCGCGACCTGGCCGCGCCGGGCGACGTCGTGCTCCTCTCGCCCGCCTGCGCCAGCTACGACATGTTCGAGAACTACGAGCAGCGCGGGGCGATCTTCAAGCGACTCGTGAGGGAGCTTTCGTCGTGA
- a CDS encoding cysteine desulfurase family protein — protein sequence MATERIYLDFNASTPIAPEVAAAMRPFLAEHYGNPSSLHWAGRPAKEAVEHARGQVARLLGADPAEVVFTSGGSEANNHALKGVFFALRNRGNHIVTSAVEHPAIIQPCRFLERIGARVTYVPVDGTGLVDPDAVRRALTPQTILVSVMHANNEVGTVQPIREIARIAREAGVLVHTDAAQSVGKIAADVNELGVDLLSVAGHKLYAPKGVGALYIRKGAPIEPLVHGAGHEAGRRAGTENVLLDVGLGAACDLAHQWLGMPYVRELRDYFWWQLQQAFRGKIVLNGHPTKRLPNTLHVSFLGQSGSDLLAVLPELAASTGSACHAGLVELSPVLKAMGVSDEVGLGAVRFSLGRTTTKDEIDRALDLLRPFSRGPA from the coding sequence GTGGCGACGGAACGCATCTACCTCGACTTCAACGCCAGCACGCCCATCGCGCCCGAGGTGGCCGCTGCCATGCGGCCGTTCCTCGCCGAGCACTACGGCAATCCCTCCAGCCTCCACTGGGCAGGCCGCCCCGCCAAAGAGGCCGTCGAGCACGCCCGCGGCCAGGTCGCCCGCCTCCTGGGAGCCGACCCCGCCGAAGTCGTCTTCACCAGCGGCGGCAGCGAGGCGAACAACCACGCCCTCAAAGGCGTCTTCTTCGCCCTCCGCAACCGCGGCAACCACATCGTCACCTCCGCCGTCGAGCACCCCGCCATCATCCAGCCCTGCCGCTTCCTCGAACGCATCGGGGCGAGGGTCACCTATGTGCCCGTGGACGGCACGGGGCTGGTGGACCCCGACGCCGTGCGCCGCGCCCTCACGCCGCAGACGATTCTCGTGTCGGTGATGCACGCGAACAACGAGGTGGGCACCGTGCAGCCGATCCGCGAGATCGCCCGCATCGCCCGCGAGGCAGGCGTGCTCGTCCACACCGACGCCGCGCAATCGGTCGGCAAGATCGCGGCCGACGTGAATGAGCTTGGCGTGGACCTGCTCTCGGTCGCGGGGCACAAGCTCTACGCCCCGAAAGGCGTGGGCGCCCTCTACATCCGCAAGGGCGCGCCCATCGAGCCGCTCGTCCACGGAGCCGGCCACGAAGCCGGCCGCCGCGCCGGCACCGAGAACGTCCTCCTCGACGTCGGCCTCGGCGCCGCCTGCGACCTGGCCCACCAGTGGCTCGGCATGCCCTACGTCCGCGAGTTGCGCGACTACTTCTGGTGGCAGCTTCAGCAGGCGTTCCGCGGCAAGATCGTCCTCAACGGTCACCCCACCAAGCGGCTGCCGAACACGTTGCACGTCAGCTTCCTCGGCCAGTCGGGCTCGGACCTCCTCGCCGTCCTGCCCGAGCTGGCCGCCTCGACAGGCTCGGCCTGCCACGCCGGCCTTGTCGAGCTATCGCCCGTCCTCAAGGCCATGGGCGTCTCGGACGAGGTCGGCCTCGGCGCCGTCCGCTTCAGCCTCGGCCGCACCACCACCAAGGACGAAATTGACCGCGCCCTCGACCTCCTCCGCCCCTTCTCCCGCGGCCCGGCCTGA
- a CDS encoding VOC family protein yields MGNAFVHVELQTDDVARAKEFYASLLDWRLDEILFDDGSYTVVHVGEGVGGGITKCPVPNCPPHWLAYIGVDDVAATTQRAKELGATVLRDRTEVPGFGWFSVITDPTGAMVAFWERRKIG; encoded by the coding sequence ATGGGCAATGCGTTCGTGCACGTGGAGCTCCAGACGGATGACGTGGCGAGGGCGAAGGAGTTCTACGCCAGCCTGCTCGACTGGCGGCTGGACGAAATCCTGTTCGATGACGGGAGCTACACGGTGGTCCACGTGGGCGAGGGGGTGGGCGGGGGGATCACGAAGTGCCCTGTGCCCAACTGCCCGCCGCACTGGCTGGCCTATATCGGGGTGGACGACGTTGCGGCGACGACGCAGAGGGCCAAGGAGCTTGGCGCCACGGTGTTGCGCGACCGCACCGAGGTGCCGGGCTTCGGGTGGTTCAGCGTCATCACCGACCCCACGGGCGCCATGGTCGCTTTCTGGGAGCGCAGAAAGATAGGGTAG
- a CDS encoding YceI family protein — MDRSHWRRLAAAVGLVALLGAAGWAAAAEGAGSYVIDPAHSSATFQIEHLGISWVAGRFNEIAGKAAFDRDNPAASSCEVTIKATSIDTAIEKRDAHLRSEDFLSVKEFPEIVFKSTAVKKAAAAPPGADVAYEITGDFTLHGVTKPVTLVLHGGKEAEFPEGAHRIGFFGEFAIKRSDFGMGKMLGPVGDVVKITVSAEAVRK, encoded by the coding sequence ATGGACAGGTCGCACTGGCGTCGTCTGGCCGCCGCTGTGGGGCTGGTTGCTCTTCTGGGCGCCGCGGGCTGGGCCGCGGCGGCGGAGGGCGCGGGCAGCTACGTGATTGACCCCGCGCACAGCTCCGCGACGTTCCAGATCGAGCACCTGGGCATCAGTTGGGTGGCCGGGCGGTTCAACGAGATCGCGGGCAAGGCCGCCTTCGACCGCGACAACCCCGCCGCGTCGAGCTGCGAGGTGACGATCAAGGCCACAAGCATAGACACGGCCATCGAGAAGCGCGACGCCCACTTGCGCAGCGAGGACTTCCTCAGCGTCAAGGAGTTCCCCGAGATCGTCTTCAAGAGCACGGCGGTGAAAAAGGCGGCGGCTGCGCCGCCGGGGGCGGACGTCGCCTACGAGATCACCGGCGACTTCACGCTGCACGGCGTGACGAAGCCCGTGACGCTGGTGCTGCACGGCGGCAAGGAGGCCGAGTTCCCCGAGGGCGCGCACCGCATCGGGTTCTTCGGCGAGTTCGCCATCAAGCGCTCCGACTTTGGCATGGGCAAGATGCTCGGCCCCGTCGGCGACGTCGTCAAGATCACCGTCAGCGCGGAGGCGGTCCGGAAGTAG
- a CDS encoding PIG-L family deacetylase, which yields MDYERILVFGAHADDEFPMAGTMAKLADQGVGVYVCTMTNGNEGYPRPEWRDTIVEMRRREAAEADQVLGVTRRWILDVEDMGLALTKATLKECIRIVREARPHAVFTHGPHDRHGDHLATHTLSIQATWHAGEPVAAELGPPWRTPHVYYYKSCALPLPTVVFDTTGYAHKFAEARATQVSQHTLFRHTKEEFLAEAARIKAERPAASERFWIVESNVLPDFLPMK from the coding sequence ATGGACTACGAGCGGATTCTGGTGTTCGGCGCGCACGCGGACGACGAGTTCCCGATGGCCGGCACGATGGCCAAGCTGGCCGATCAGGGGGTCGGGGTCTACGTGTGCACGATGACGAACGGGAACGAGGGCTACCCGAGGCCCGAGTGGCGCGACACGATCGTGGAGATGCGCCGCCGCGAGGCGGCCGAGGCCGACCAGGTGCTGGGCGTGACCCGCCGCTGGATTCTCGACGTGGAGGACATGGGCCTCGCGCTCACCAAGGCCACGCTGAAGGAGTGCATCCGCATCGTCCGCGAGGCGCGGCCGCACGCCGTCTTCACCCACGGCCCGCACGACCGCCACGGCGACCACCTGGCCACGCACACGCTGAGCATCCAGGCCACCTGGCACGCGGGCGAGCCGGTGGCGGCGGAGCTCGGGCCGCCCTGGCGCACGCCCCACGTCTACTACTACAAGAGCTGCGCTCTGCCGCTGCCGACCGTGGTGTTCGACACGACCGGCTACGCGCACAAGTTCGCCGAGGCGCGGGCCACGCAGGTCTCGCAGCACACCTTGTTCCGGCACACGAAGGAGGAGTTCCTGGCCGAGGCCGCGCGCATCAAGGCCGAGCGGCCGGCAGCGAGCGAACGCTTCTGGATCGTGGAATCGAACGTCCTGCCGGACTTCCTGCCGATGAAGTGA
- a CDS encoding GxxExxY protein produces the protein MAEIVYPEESYAIVGACFNVYNDKGNGFSEPLYQECLEIEFEFQKIPFDPHRGLRLEYRGRPLKKHYVPDFVCFDKIIVELKVASQLTDEHRSQVFDYLCATGMQLGLLVNFGSYPDLEYERIVLSDPRHRTRPPAMKRLAPGKQPG, from the coding sequence ATGGCAGAGATCGTCTACCCCGAGGAGAGCTATGCCATCGTTGGAGCCTGTTTCAACGTCTACAATGACAAGGGAAACGGGTTCTCGGAGCCGCTCTATCAGGAGTGTCTGGAGATCGAGTTCGAGTTCCAGAAGATACCCTTCGACCCGCACAGAGGGCTCCGACTGGAGTATCGGGGGCGGCCGTTGAAGAAGCACTACGTCCCGGACTTCGTCTGCTTCGACAAGATCATTGTGGAGTTGAAGGTTGCCTCTCAGCTTACGGATGAGCATCGCTCCCAGGTCTTCGACTACCTGTGTGCCACTGGGATGCAACTCGGGCTGCTCGTGAACTTCGGCAGTTACCCCGACCTGGAGTACGAGCGCATCGTGCTATCCGATCCCCGTCATAGGACCCGCCCCCCGGCCATGAAGCGGCTTGCGCCCGGCAAGCAGCCCGGTTGA
- a CDS encoding Gfo/Idh/MocA family oxidoreductase, whose protein sequence is MAAKQLGVLVHGAGWVSTQHIAAFTRNPHTRVVAVSSRKLESARRRAEEAGLKDVGLYDNLDKALRHEGVDIVSVCTPQHLHAENAIAAAEARKHIVIEKPIANSLDEMRAMRKAVRKAGVKTVVSFVLRWNPLFETIKAMVADDALGKIYYVETDYEHDIGSWWSGYDDARKASTGVSALLVGGCHAVDACRWFAAQGRYEAADPVEVFAYRGGWRKGSDTEFNYLTNQFLKTDKPMEYDGLEVVLLRFANGAVGKVSVNADCVMPYTFPIEVFGDRGTIRDNRIWSHKFPGQKGWVTLPTILPDSADVTHHPFQGQMDHFVECILAGRESHCNLEDAIKTHEVVFAAQRCYETNAPVKLPLLR, encoded by the coding sequence ATGGCAGCGAAGCAGCTCGGCGTGCTCGTGCACGGGGCGGGGTGGGTGTCCACCCAGCACATTGCGGCGTTCACCAGGAACCCCCACACGCGGGTGGTGGCGGTGTCGAGCCGCAAGCTCGAGTCGGCCCGCCGGCGGGCCGAGGAGGCCGGGCTCAAGGATGTGGGGCTCTACGACAATCTCGACAAGGCCCTCCGCCACGAGGGTGTGGACATCGTGTCGGTATGCACGCCGCAGCACCTTCACGCCGAGAACGCCATCGCCGCGGCCGAGGCGAGGAAGCACATCGTCATCGAAAAGCCCATCGCCAACAGCCTCGACGAGATGCGGGCCATGCGCAAGGCCGTCCGCAAGGCGGGCGTCAAGACGGTGGTGAGCTTCGTGCTGCGCTGGAACCCGCTGTTCGAGACGATCAAGGCGATGGTGGCCGACGACGCGCTGGGGAAGATCTACTACGTGGAGACGGATTACGAGCACGACATCGGCTCGTGGTGGAGCGGCTACGACGACGCGCGCAAGGCGAGCACGGGGGTGAGCGCGCTGCTTGTCGGCGGGTGCCACGCGGTGGACGCCTGCCGCTGGTTCGCGGCCCAGGGCCGATACGAGGCAGCGGACCCCGTGGAGGTGTTCGCCTACCGCGGCGGCTGGCGCAAGGGCTCGGACACGGAGTTCAACTACCTCACCAACCAGTTTCTCAAGACCGACAAGCCGATGGAGTACGACGGCCTGGAGGTGGTGCTGCTAAGGTTCGCCAACGGCGCCGTGGGCAAGGTGTCGGTGAACGCCGACTGCGTGATGCCCTACACCTTCCCCATCGAGGTCTTCGGCGACCGGGGCACGATCCGCGACAACCGCATCTGGAGCCACAAGTTCCCCGGCCAGAAGGGCTGGGTCACGCTGCCCACCATCCTGCCCGACAGCGCCGACGTGACCCACCACCCCTTCCAGGGGCAGATGGACCACTTCGTCGAGTGCATCCTCGCGGGCCGGGAGTCCCACTGCAATCTCGAGGACGCCATCAAGACCCACGAAGTCGTCTTCGCCGCCCAGCGGTGCTACGAGACGAACGCCCCGGTCAAGCTGCCGCTGCTGAGGTAA
- a CDS encoding MBL fold metallo-hydrolase — protein sequence MHLSITVLGTTTCTPEKDANTASFVVDRRVAVDTGWYFTDRLLACGINPLDIEAVVFTHCHHDHILGLPQLVFYYGIQGSERPKRPLRIYGPAGEIRRVVDDAQRFLQFDRYPELRFGIEVTELRGGAELDIGGLRVRTCSARHSVPGLCYRFENAAGASVVFSGDTAFNPDLIDLARGAGLLVHEASYGARSVREDGKWGHSGAPDAAEAARQAGVRRLAIVHCAQAKLAEALEAAKATFPASFVPAQGEELQASPNG from the coding sequence ATGCACCTCTCCATCACCGTCCTCGGCACCACCACCTGCACGCCCGAGAAGGACGCGAACACGGCGTCGTTCGTCGTGGACCGGCGGGTGGCGGTGGACACGGGCTGGTACTTCACCGACCGGCTGCTGGCGTGCGGGATCAACCCGCTGGACATCGAGGCGGTCGTCTTCACCCACTGCCACCACGACCATATCCTGGGCCTGCCGCAGCTCGTCTTCTACTACGGCATCCAGGGCAGCGAGCGCCCCAAGCGGCCGCTCCGCATCTACGGCCCGGCCGGCGAGATCCGCCGCGTGGTGGACGATGCGCAGCGCTTCCTCCAATTCGACCGCTATCCCGAGCTCCGCTTCGGGATCGAGGTGACGGAGCTTCGCGGCGGCGCCGAGCTGGACATCGGCGGCCTGAGGGTGCGCACCTGCTCGGCCCGCCACAGCGTGCCCGGCTTGTGCTATCGCTTCGAGAACGCCGCCGGCGCCTCCGTGGTGTTCTCCGGCGACACCGCGTTCAACCCCGACCTCATTGACCTGGCCCGCGGGGCGGGGCTGCTCGTGCACGAGGCATCCTACGGCGCGAGAAGCGTCCGCGAAGACGGCAAGTGGGGCCACTCCGGCGCGCCCGACGCCGCCGAGGCCGCCCGCCAGGCCGGCGTCCGGCGCCTGGCCATCGTGCACTGCGCCCAGGCGAAGCTGGCAGAGGCCCTGGAGGCCGCCAAGGCCACGTTCCCTGCCTCGTTCGTCCCGGCCCAAGGCGAGGAATTGCAGGCGAGCCCCAATGGCTGA
- a CDS encoding uroporphyrinogen decarboxylase family protein, translating into MTERERFRETLLFGQPDRIPFSPGGPRESTRAAWKAQGLENPERYMDALFDILGFRPDPPERPGTWLGVSFQMIPTFEEKVLEHRDGHYIVQDWMGAITEISDTYDYTYIRSAKDFVTRKWHKFPVETRADWEAMKARFDPQSAGRFPADFEARCERNRDRDTALGIHFNGPFWQLREWCGFEGLCLKMIEEPAFVAEMADFWADFVSATMRPILERVQLDYVGLSEDMAYKEHAMISPRMARLFLQPAYERWAAEIHASGCDIIDMDSDGYVGELIPLWIESGINVCDPIEVAAGNDIVAFRRAFGRRMAYKGGVDKRAIARGGDVIEAELERIRPVVEGGGFIPSCDHGVPPDISWEDFVHYARLLAELTGWR; encoded by the coding sequence ATGACTGAGCGCGAGCGGTTCCGCGAGACACTGCTCTTCGGCCAGCCCGACCGCATTCCGTTCTCGCCCGGCGGGCCGAGGGAGTCCACCCGGGCCGCGTGGAAGGCGCAAGGGCTCGAGAACCCCGAGCGCTACATGGACGCGTTGTTCGACATCCTGGGCTTCCGGCCCGACCCCCCGGAGAGGCCGGGCACCTGGCTCGGCGTGTCCTTCCAGATGATCCCCACCTTCGAGGAAAAGGTGCTCGAGCACCGCGACGGGCACTACATCGTGCAGGACTGGATGGGGGCGATCACCGAAATCTCGGACACCTACGACTACACCTACATCCGCTCGGCCAAGGACTTCGTGACCCGCAAGTGGCACAAGTTCCCGGTCGAGACGCGGGCCGACTGGGAGGCGATGAAGGCGCGGTTCGACCCGCAATCGGCGGGCCGCTTCCCCGCCGACTTCGAGGCGCGCTGCGAGCGGAACCGCGACCGCGACACCGCGCTGGGCATCCACTTCAACGGGCCGTTCTGGCAGCTCCGCGAGTGGTGCGGCTTCGAGGGCCTGTGCCTGAAGATGATCGAGGAGCCGGCCTTCGTGGCCGAAATGGCCGACTTCTGGGCCGACTTCGTCTCGGCCACGATGCGGCCCATCCTCGAGCGCGTGCAGCTCGATTACGTGGGCCTCTCGGAAGACATGGCCTACAAAGAGCACGCGATGATCTCGCCCCGCATGGCCCGCCTCTTCCTCCAGCCCGCCTATGAGCGCTGGGCGGCCGAGATTCACGCCAGCGGCTGCGACATCATCGACATGGACTCCGACGGCTACGTGGGCGAGCTGATCCCTCTCTGGATCGAGTCGGGCATCAACGTGTGCGACCCCATCGAGGTGGCGGCGGGGAACGATATCGTGGCGTTCCGCAGGGCGTTCGGCCGGCGGATGGCCTACAAGGGCGGGGTGGACAAGCGGGCGATCGCCAGGGGCGGCGACGTGATCGAGGCCGAGTTGGAGCGCATCCGTCCCGTCGTCGAGGGCGGCGGCTTCATCCCGAGCTGCGACCACGGCGTGCCGCCCGACATCTCCTGGGAGGACTTCGTCCACTACGCGCGTCTCCTGGCGGAACTCACGGGCTGGCGCTGA